A genomic segment from Candidatus Hydrogenedentota bacterium encodes:
- a CDS encoding Gfo/Idh/MocA family oxidoreductase, with translation MHIARRQFLGASASAILAAGTFARGQVFGANERIRAGVIGMRSRGDYLAKNLCKLDGVEVGAICDVDREVLEARAAEYKKDMNLSVKTYRDLRDLFADKEIDVAVIAAPNHWHVLGAVWACQAGKDVYVEKPMSHTIWEGRQLVAAAEQTGRVVQVGTQRRSEPEWQRLIERLKAGVIGDIYHARAIHYSTRPPVPFHPDEAPPETLDWTLWQGPAPEKPFSRKYVHYDWHWFWHYGNGELGNNGPHYTDVANWALGKGLPVHIASQGGRYGYQDSAETPNVQTTTATFADGTLFTCEIRGRYSNDEGGSKSGNLFYGSNGYSVDTACYDAEGKEIPDENPPEKGDPVRMHLTSFLNAVRTRNRDAVPAKPIDGHIGAAFCHLGNIAYRLGRDVTFDPATETFGGDAEANAFLTRSGYREGFEVPKLA, from the coding sequence ATGCATATTGCACGCAGGCAGTTTTTGGGCGCTTCGGCTTCGGCGATTCTGGCCGCGGGGACTTTTGCGCGGGGACAAGTGTTTGGCGCGAACGAACGGATCCGTGCGGGCGTGATTGGCATGCGGAGCCGCGGCGATTACCTGGCGAAGAACTTGTGCAAGTTGGACGGCGTCGAAGTGGGCGCTATCTGCGATGTTGACCGCGAGGTTCTCGAGGCGCGCGCGGCCGAGTACAAGAAAGACATGAATCTTTCGGTGAAAACCTACCGCGACCTGCGCGACCTGTTCGCTGACAAGGAGATCGACGTGGCGGTTATCGCCGCGCCGAATCACTGGCATGTGCTCGGGGCGGTATGGGCGTGCCAGGCAGGAAAAGACGTGTACGTCGAAAAACCCATGTCGCACACGATCTGGGAGGGCCGGCAACTGGTTGCGGCCGCGGAGCAGACCGGCCGGGTCGTGCAAGTCGGGACGCAGCGCCGGTCGGAGCCGGAATGGCAGCGTCTCATCGAGCGTCTCAAAGCGGGCGTCATCGGCGACATTTATCACGCGCGCGCAATTCACTACAGCACGCGTCCGCCGGTGCCGTTCCATCCCGACGAGGCCCCGCCCGAGACGTTGGATTGGACCCTCTGGCAGGGACCCGCCCCTGAGAAACCGTTTTCGAGGAAATACGTGCATTACGACTGGCACTGGTTCTGGCATTACGGCAACGGCGAACTGGGCAACAACGGTCCGCACTACACGGACGTCGCCAACTGGGCCCTCGGGAAGGGCCTGCCCGTGCATATCGCGAGCCAGGGCGGCCGGTACGGGTACCAGGACAGCGCGGAGACCCCCAACGTACAGACAACTACGGCCACGTTCGCTGACGGCACGTTGTTCACGTGCGAGATCCGCGGACGTTACTCGAACGACGAAGGCGGTTCGAAAAGCGGCAACTTGTTCTACGGGTCGAACGGCTATTCCGTGGACACGGCATGCTACGACGCCGAGGGCAAGGAAATCCCCGACGAGAATCCGCCCGAGAAGGGCGACCCCGTCAGGATGCACTTGACCAGTTTTCTCAACGCCGTGCGCACACGCAACCGGGACGCCGTGCCCGCGAAACCCATCGACGGACACATCGGTGCGGCGTTCTGCCACCTCGGCAACATCGCCTACCGTCTCGGCCGCGACGTGACCTTCGATCCCGCAACCGAAACCTTCGGCGGCGATGCCGAAGCCAACGCGTTTCTCACGCGGAGCGGGTACCGCGAAGGTTTCGAGGTGCCGAAGCTGGCGTGA
- a CDS encoding RNA methyltransferase, protein MAERSLCPQTEPFRIRGEPFSASEILCVLEEYISEERKQRIREVVAQRTYSVVPVLEGLYDFGNVNAVLRSAEAMGCQAAHVIDLVTKFKKANRVSKGAEKWLDIRRWNATVPCVTHLRDMGYRIIATHLQGGRPIAEIAFDAPSAVFFGNEHDGVSQTLAGMADELVRLPIIGFTESYNISVAAAITLYHIYRDRMARLGSHGDLTRDEMVRLMAVYYRRSVDAADEILLRSRRGR, encoded by the coding sequence ATGGCGGAGAGATCGCTGTGCCCGCAGACGGAGCCGTTCAGGATTCGCGGCGAACCGTTTTCGGCGTCCGAAATCCTATGCGTGCTCGAGGAGTACATCAGCGAGGAGCGCAAACAGCGCATTCGCGAGGTTGTGGCGCAGCGGACGTACTCGGTTGTGCCGGTTCTCGAGGGATTGTACGATTTTGGCAACGTGAACGCGGTGCTGCGTTCGGCCGAGGCCATGGGGTGCCAGGCCGCGCACGTCATCGACCTGGTCACGAAATTCAAGAAGGCCAACCGGGTAAGCAAAGGCGCCGAGAAGTGGCTGGACATACGACGCTGGAACGCCACGGTCCCGTGCGTGACGCATCTGCGCGATATGGGCTACCGCATCATAGCGACGCATCTCCAGGGAGGCCGTCCCATCGCCGAGATCGCGTTCGATGCGCCATCCGCCGTCTTCTTCGGCAATGAGCACGACGGCGTATCGCAGACGCTTGCGGGTATGGCGGATGAGCTGGTCCGGCTTCCTATCATAGGTTTTACGGAGAGCTACAACATCTCGGTGGCGGCGGCGATCACGCTTTATCACATCTACCGCGATCGCATGGCCCGCCTCGGCAGTCACGGTGATCTCACCCGTGACGAGATGGTACGATTGATGGCCGTATACTACCGGCGCAGCGTGGATGCGGCGGACGAGATACTCCTGCGGTCGCGCAGGGGGCGATAG
- a CDS encoding 50S ribosome-binding GTPase — MSESLAGIVERLRRLAAYEGPWRPLREESPRLRARVSELRERETRLDDLLVVALVGGSGVGKSTLLNAIAGDQLAETSEFRPCTATPTVYHPPGARFEARDWRTVSGSALEHLVIVDTPDSDTVIKEHRETVQGVLAKCDLILVCGSPEKYLDEATWSLLRPLQSERTMACVETKARPETESIRDHWLKRLEEQGFTISEYFRLNSRTTLDRKLRGDARRADEFDWREFEAFLGEELTRERVRRIKRSNAIGLLTKTLRDLHERVGVRAPELAALEKTLDERRRVLAKDMVGIVRKRLFAEKYLWAYALSREIDLRALGVVLTLYRLLDAVRSVPVRLASWLPGGRRTRTGRQAAALLSSAHAFQEDFALASDAIQHSYDGHRSELSLSLARAGFDRIEGDSGYADYVSAVGKRVAGVLRGPARDRIVSRAQWLTSWPVALALDLGPLAFLAQTCFDIVMRYFGEQVLPSGFLVHALTVLAIIVAGELLLLSLLMRLGAWTARNAATRDLRYALSAPDKEALGFEPEEAAIREARALADAAQSLADEVLGGN; from the coding sequence GTGTCTGAAAGCCTTGCGGGCATAGTCGAACGGTTACGGCGTCTGGCTGCCTACGAGGGCCCGTGGCGCCCTCTGCGCGAGGAGTCGCCGCGGCTGCGGGCGCGCGTGTCCGAGTTGCGCGAACGCGAGACCCGGCTGGACGATCTGCTCGTGGTTGCCCTGGTGGGCGGGTCCGGTGTGGGCAAATCGACGCTGCTGAACGCCATTGCGGGAGACCAGCTCGCGGAGACGTCGGAGTTTCGTCCGTGCACGGCCACGCCGACCGTATACCATCCGCCCGGCGCGCGGTTTGAGGCGCGGGATTGGCGGACGGTTTCTGGGTCGGCCCTCGAGCATCTGGTCATTGTCGACACCCCTGACTCGGATACAGTCATCAAAGAGCACCGGGAGACGGTCCAGGGGGTGCTGGCGAAGTGCGACCTGATCCTGGTCTGCGGCAGTCCCGAGAAATACCTTGACGAAGCGACGTGGTCGTTGTTGCGGCCGCTGCAGTCCGAACGCACCATGGCGTGCGTGGAAACCAAAGCTCGTCCGGAAACCGAGAGCATCCGGGACCACTGGCTGAAACGCCTTGAAGAACAGGGATTCACGATTAGCGAGTATTTCCGGTTGAATTCGCGTACGACGCTGGATCGCAAGCTCCGGGGTGACGCGAGACGCGCCGACGAGTTTGATTGGCGCGAATTTGAGGCGTTCCTGGGCGAGGAATTGACTCGCGAACGGGTGCGTCGCATCAAGCGCAGCAACGCCATCGGCCTTCTTACCAAAACGTTGAGGGACCTTCATGAACGGGTAGGCGTGCGTGCGCCGGAATTGGCCGCGCTCGAGAAGACGCTGGACGAGAGACGCAGGGTATTGGCGAAAGACATGGTAGGGATCGTGCGCAAGCGTCTCTTTGCCGAGAAGTATTTGTGGGCGTACGCGCTCAGCCGTGAGATTGATTTGCGGGCATTGGGCGTGGTGCTGACGCTGTACCGTCTGCTGGATGCCGTGCGATCGGTTCCGGTGCGTCTTGCGTCGTGGCTGCCGGGTGGTCGGAGAACGCGGACGGGGCGGCAAGCCGCGGCGCTGTTATCGAGCGCCCACGCATTTCAAGAGGATTTTGCGCTGGCTTCCGACGCCATTCAGCACAGCTATGACGGACACCGCAGCGAGCTGTCGCTGTCACTGGCCCGGGCGGGGTTCGATAGAATCGAGGGGGATTCGGGATACGCGGACTACGTGAGCGCGGTGGGCAAGCGCGTGGCGGGCGTGTTGCGGGGACCTGCCCGTGACCGCATAGTGTCCCGTGCCCAGTGGCTGACGAGCTGGCCGGTGGCCCTGGCACTCGACTTGGGGCCCCTGGCATTTCTGGCCCAGACGTGCTTCGACATCGTGATGCGGTATTTCGGCGAGCAGGTGCTGCCCTCCGGGTTCCTGGTTCATGCGCTGACGGTTCTGGCGATCATTGTTGCCGGAGAATTGCTGCTATTGTCGTTGCTGATGCGTTTGGGCGCGTGGACCGCCCGGAACGCCGCCACCCGCGATTTGCGATACGCCTTGAGCGCGCCGGACAAGGAAGCGCTGGGGTTTGAACCCGAGGAAGCCGCGATTCGCGAGGCGCGCGCGCTGGCTGACGCGGCGCAGTCCCTTGCGGACGAAGTGCTTGGCGGAAACTAG
- a CDS encoding 50S ribosome-binding GTPase, translating to MKTQETGLREALGTGIEACGRGLTSLESALRPDPILSDAVFDGTREWVNLLRYKLVPHLAGEGCLIAAVAGGTNTGKSTVFNLLQGREVSPVRSTAAATRRPLLAGSPGRVAQCLEGKLVPEFAPAMLDEPDMLLSQKTPPDRLFVVTNPDLPGRLVLLDTPDVDSIEKQHWTLAEHLRAAGDVIVAVLTGEKYRDERVVVFFREALASGRVVIPVMNKADAVDDFATARHQLEEFRKDVGCRGPAFVVPHDFKLAQVYGEPIRALDGDTDLMTCLLELDVYAIKRRVFESSVRHLCGRAELFLEDVDTAAGVLRSVREEYRLTAKRASEAYDPRPGAAVGGLFHEFVQARRGPLRRTIGKASAAIARGAAALGRTISRAFLRRAVLETPDSERSSEEIRAAHQQTIERITRELVAGYIQSIGHLREPAAHLLRKCSERLEPEAAAEGVVKEVLRSEDISDEFRRHAQRTIETWWNEHPNQRHVLEALDTILAVAPAAIAAPMSIYTGGVGVPEAMLVAGPVAEQFVARVIEYQFGDAMFDFVSPWLEEQRRHLADALLEQVTAPLLTGLESMSAVLEGEGVEELRKGIESCLKALRA from the coding sequence ATGAAGACGCAAGAAACAGGTTTGCGTGAAGCGCTTGGGACCGGCATCGAGGCCTGCGGGCGCGGGCTGACGTCGCTCGAGAGCGCGCTGCGGCCGGACCCCATTCTCAGCGATGCCGTGTTTGACGGCACCCGGGAATGGGTCAACCTGTTGCGGTACAAGCTCGTGCCTCATCTTGCGGGTGAAGGGTGCCTGATCGCCGCTGTGGCCGGGGGCACCAACACGGGGAAATCCACTGTATTCAATCTTCTTCAGGGGCGGGAAGTGAGCCCGGTTCGTTCGACGGCCGCGGCAACGCGCAGACCGCTGCTGGCGGGGAGCCCCGGACGGGTTGCCCAGTGTCTCGAGGGGAAGCTCGTCCCCGAGTTTGCGCCGGCCATGCTGGATGAGCCGGACATGCTGCTTTCGCAGAAGACGCCGCCCGACCGGTTGTTTGTCGTGACGAATCCGGACCTTCCCGGGCGGCTGGTGCTGCTGGACACGCCGGACGTGGACTCGATCGAAAAACAGCACTGGACCCTGGCGGAACATCTGCGCGCGGCGGGCGACGTCATTGTGGCGGTGTTGACGGGCGAGAAGTACCGTGACGAACGCGTCGTGGTGTTTTTCCGCGAGGCGCTCGCGTCGGGGCGCGTAGTCATCCCCGTGATGAACAAGGCCGATGCGGTGGACGATTTCGCGACAGCGCGCCACCAGCTCGAAGAATTCCGCAAGGACGTGGGCTGCCGCGGTCCCGCTTTCGTTGTGCCGCATGACTTCAAACTGGCGCAGGTGTACGGGGAGCCCATTCGAGCCCTGGACGGCGACACGGACCTGATGACCTGCCTTCTGGAGCTCGACGTCTATGCGATCAAGCGCCGAGTGTTCGAGTCTTCCGTGCGTCACTTATGCGGTCGTGCGGAATTGTTCCTGGAGGATGTCGACACGGCAGCGGGGGTGTTGCGATCGGTCCGCGAGGAGTACCGTCTTACGGCGAAACGGGCCTCGGAAGCATATGATCCGCGGCCGGGCGCCGCGGTGGGAGGGCTATTTCACGAGTTCGTGCAGGCGCGGCGTGGACCGCTCCGGCGGACCATAGGGAAGGCGAGCGCGGCCATCGCGCGCGGGGCCGCGGCTCTGGGCCGGACCATTTCCCGGGCGTTTCTGCGCCGGGCGGTGCTGGAGACCCCGGATTCGGAGCGGTCGAGCGAGGAGATTCGCGCGGCCCATCAACAGACCATCGAACGGATTACGCGGGAACTGGTGGCTGGATATATCCAGTCTATTGGACATCTGCGCGAGCCGGCTGCTCACTTGTTGCGGAAGTGTTCGGAACGCTTGGAACCCGAAGCGGCGGCCGAGGGCGTCGTCAAGGAAGTGCTCCGGTCGGAGGACATCTCGGATGAATTCAGGAGGCATGCCCAGCGGACTATCGAGACGTGGTGGAACGAGCATCCGAATCAACGGCATGTGCTGGAAGCGCTGGACACGATACTTGCGGTAGCGCCGGCGGCTATTGCGGCGCCCATGTCGATCTACACGGGCGGCGTGGGGGTCCCGGAGGCCATGTTGGTTGCGGGACCGGTGGCGGAGCAGTTCGTGGCCCGCGTTATCGAGTACCAGTTTGGCGATGCCATGTTCGATTTTGTGTCGCCTTGGCTCGAGGAGCAGCGGCGGCATTTGGCCGATGCGCTCCTGGAACAGGTAACCGCTCCTCTCTTGACCGGGCTGGAGAGCATGTCGGCGGTATTGGAAGGCGAGGGGGTCGAAGAACTGCGGAAAGGAATAGAATCGTGTCTGAAAGCCTTGCGGGCATAG
- the argS gene encoding arginine--tRNA ligase, with protein MDLFEPIAQCIVSAIPELEPAELTFAPPPKPDMGDVALRTFEAARKLKCPPPQLAARIAKEVAFGPEVLETSVAGPYVNFRLNRGVFARRIVASVLEAGDAFGSNASGGGKRVLIEHTSINPNASPHVGRARNAMIGDSVVRLLRFEGYGVEVHYYVNDMGRQIGLLVLECPEPEQLSFDEVLDIYVKANERAEAEPAFADKGYELLAKMEEKDPETVRRFHKITDLCLKGQLAVLERVGASYDVFDRESDYIRDERLDQVLAALRDKDAVFTDEDDRLVVDLAKLGHARDEGRYFVLMRANGSSMYGCRDLSYTIHKMSLGADLNLIVLGEDHKLYAEQVALILGAAGFATPEPIYYAYITLKEGKMSTRKGTVVLLSDFLDEAESRAAEKVEEQCRDLTAGERRAIVKQVAIAAVRFAILRVNPNKNVVFEWESALSFTGDTGPYVQYSCARIASILRKFGERPETIGETFPVETAAEWALLMQLASFPGVVANAVAQRNCAPIGQYALDTARTFTTFYHECPVISAPTREQQVARAQMCMAARQTLKNALGLLGITAPERM; from the coding sequence GTGGACCTTTTTGAGCCGATTGCACAGTGCATCGTGAGCGCAATTCCTGAACTCGAGCCGGCGGAGCTTACGTTTGCCCCGCCGCCCAAGCCCGATATGGGTGATGTGGCGCTTCGAACCTTCGAGGCGGCGCGGAAACTGAAATGTCCTCCGCCGCAACTTGCCGCGCGCATAGCCAAAGAGGTCGCGTTTGGCCCCGAGGTCCTCGAAACATCCGTTGCGGGTCCGTATGTGAATTTCAGACTGAATCGCGGCGTTTTTGCCCGGCGCATTGTCGCCTCGGTTCTTGAAGCCGGTGACGCTTTCGGGTCGAATGCCTCGGGCGGGGGCAAGCGGGTGCTGATCGAGCACACCAGTATCAACCCGAATGCCAGCCCGCACGTAGGCAGGGCCCGCAATGCCATGATCGGCGACAGCGTGGTCCGTTTGCTGCGTTTCGAGGGCTACGGCGTCGAGGTGCACTATTACGTTAACGACATGGGCCGCCAGATCGGCTTGTTGGTGCTGGAATGCCCGGAACCGGAGCAGCTTTCGTTCGACGAGGTCCTGGACATTTACGTCAAGGCCAACGAGCGGGCCGAGGCGGAGCCGGCATTCGCCGATAAAGGTTACGAACTGCTTGCAAAAATGGAGGAAAAGGACCCCGAAACCGTCCGGAGATTCCATAAGATCACTGATCTCTGCCTCAAGGGTCAGCTGGCGGTGCTCGAGCGTGTGGGGGCGAGTTACGACGTGTTCGATCGCGAATCGGACTACATCCGCGACGAGCGTCTGGACCAGGTTCTGGCCGCATTGCGCGACAAGGACGCCGTGTTTACCGACGAAGACGACCGTCTGGTGGTCGACTTGGCGAAGCTGGGGCACGCGCGGGACGAAGGGCGGTATTTTGTGCTCATGCGCGCTAACGGCAGCTCGATGTACGGATGCCGCGACCTCTCGTACACGATTCACAAGATGAGCCTGGGTGCGGACCTCAATCTGATCGTCCTTGGCGAGGACCACAAACTCTACGCGGAACAGGTGGCCTTGATTCTCGGGGCGGCGGGTTTCGCAACGCCCGAGCCTATCTATTACGCTTATATCACGCTAAAAGAAGGCAAGATGTCGACGCGAAAAGGAACGGTCGTGCTTCTCTCCGACTTCCTCGACGAAGCGGAATCGCGCGCTGCCGAGAAGGTCGAGGAACAGTGCCGGGACCTTACGGCGGGGGAACGGCGCGCGATCGTCAAGCAGGTGGCCATTGCGGCCGTACGGTTCGCGATTCTGCGCGTGAATCCTAACAAGAACGTGGTGTTTGAATGGGAGTCGGCGCTTTCGTTCACGGGCGACACGGGCCCCTACGTGCAATATTCATGCGCGCGGATCGCCTCGATTCTACGGAAATTCGGGGAGCGGCCCGAAACCATCGGCGAGACGTTTCCTGTAGAGACGGCGGCCGAATGGGCGCTGCTGATGCAGTTGGCGTCGTTCCCGGGCGTAGTGGCGAATGCCGTGGCGCAACGGAATTGCGCTCCCATCGGCCAGTACGCGCTTGACACGGCGCGGACCTTCACGACGTTCTACCACGAGTGTCCGGTCATTAGTGCGCCTACGCGTGAACAGCAGGTTGCCCGTGCGCAGATGTGCATGGCCGCGCGCCAGACGCTCAAGAACGCCCTCGGCCTCCTCGGGATCACTGCCCCCGAGCGGATGTAA
- a CDS encoding DUF1559 domain-containing protein yields the protein MKNKGFTLIELLVVIAIIGILAAILLPALARAREAARRASCANNLKQMGLVFKMYANEAKGEKFPTMKTHHSLNPLEAGYTGQGCDRVTNGSIFFAGQQVYPEYLSDMNVLVCPSDADGIEGLESGIWNVDENPDLPPDPCRFDGRSYKYLGWALTKDDFMVTGADENAMTQGLGTTIDMGFGTAVYGLLDPPDITQFDSDIPVTKDDGKSITVYRLREGIERFFVTDINNPAGSALAQSELAVMYDEVTEIADNFNHVPGGANVLYMDGHVSFLRYPSTYPVSRAWAWLYANFLD from the coding sequence ATGAAGAACAAAGGGTTCACACTGATTGAATTGCTTGTAGTAATTGCCATCATTGGCATCCTGGCGGCAATCTTGTTGCCGGCGTTGGCCCGCGCGCGCGAAGCGGCCCGGCGCGCAAGCTGCGCCAACAACCTCAAACAGATGGGCTTGGTGTTCAAGATGTACGCCAACGAAGCCAAGGGCGAGAAGTTCCCCACCATGAAAACACACCACTCTCTCAATCCCCTGGAAGCCGGGTATACGGGCCAGGGATGCGACAGGGTCACGAACGGCAGTATTTTCTTTGCGGGGCAGCAGGTGTACCCCGAGTATCTCAGCGATATGAACGTGTTGGTGTGCCCGTCGGATGCAGACGGGATCGAGGGCCTGGAATCGGGCATCTGGAATGTGGACGAGAATCCCGACCTGCCGCCGGACCCCTGCCGGTTTGACGGACGGTCCTACAAATACCTCGGCTGGGCCTTGACCAAGGATGATTTCATGGTCACCGGTGCGGACGAGAACGCCATGACCCAGGGCTTGGGAACGACCATCGACATGGGCTTTGGAACCGCGGTATACGGCTTGCTCGATCCCCCCGATATCACCCAGTTCGACTCCGACATCCCAGTCACCAAGGACGACGGCAAAAGCATCACCGTGTACCGGCTTCGTGAGGGCATCGAGCGGTTCTTCGTCACCGATATCAACAATCCCGCCGGCAGCGCATTGGCCCAGTCCGAACTTGCTGTGATGTACGACGAGGTCACCGAAATCGCCGACAACTTCAACCACGTCCCCGGCGGGGCGAACGTACTCTATATGGACGGGCACGTCTCGTTCCTGAGATACCCGTCGACGTACCCCGTCAGTCGCGCATGGGCATGGCTCTACGCCAACTTCCTCGACTGA
- the groL gene encoding chaperonin GroEL (60 kDa chaperone family; promotes refolding of misfolded polypeptides especially under stressful conditions; forms two stacked rings of heptamers to form a barrel-shaped 14mer; ends can be capped by GroES; misfolded proteins enter the barrel where they are refolded when GroES binds) produces MAKKLAFDQEARAALLEGANALSDGVKVTLGPKGRNVVLEKSFGAPNITKDGAAVAKEIELKDGYANMGARMLRQAASKTQDIAGDGTTTATILAQRLIHEGLRHVTAGCNPMHLKRGMEKALAKVVESIQKQSKKVRDSKDIEHVATVSANGDSEIGKMLATAIEEVGDDGVITIEEGKGLETEMEVVDGMQFDRGYLSPYFATNPENMTALLDDCYILIHEKKISGMQDMLPLLQAIAQCGRPLLIIAEDVEGEALATLVVNRLRGILNVAAVKAPAFGDRRKEILRDIATVTGGLFISEDLGTKLEGVELKDLGRAKRVEITKDDCTIIEGAGKKKDIMGRCETIRRAIESTTSDYDREKLQERLAKLAGGVAVVRVGAPSEVALKEKKSRTQDALNATRAAIEEGWVPGGGIAYLAARESLKSLDLEGDERVGANIVWRALEEPLAQLANNAGLEGPVIVKKVEGAKANIGLNVETGQLEDLAAAGIIDPAKVLRTAIQNAVSVAGCFITTECLVTDIPEPPKPAPGPHGHGGMGGMGGMPGMM; encoded by the coding sequence ATGGCCAAGAAACTGGCTTTTGACCAGGAGGCGCGTGCGGCATTGTTGGAAGGCGCAAACGCGTTATCGGACGGGGTGAAGGTTACGTTGGGCCCGAAGGGCCGCAACGTGGTGCTGGAGAAGTCGTTCGGCGCACCAAACATCACCAAGGATGGCGCCGCGGTAGCCAAAGAGATCGAGCTGAAAGACGGCTACGCCAATATGGGCGCGCGCATGCTGCGTCAGGCGGCAAGCAAGACGCAGGACATTGCGGGAGACGGCACGACTACGGCGACCATTCTGGCTCAGCGGTTGATCCACGAGGGATTGCGGCACGTCACCGCGGGGTGCAACCCCATGCACTTGAAGCGGGGGATGGAAAAGGCGCTGGCGAAAGTGGTGGAATCCATCCAGAAGCAGAGCAAGAAAGTCCGCGACTCGAAAGATATCGAGCACGTGGCGACGGTTTCGGCCAATGGCGATTCCGAGATTGGCAAGATGCTCGCGACGGCTATCGAGGAAGTTGGCGATGACGGTGTGATCACCATCGAGGAAGGCAAAGGGCTCGAGACCGAGATGGAGGTGGTGGACGGAATGCAGTTCGATCGGGGCTATCTGTCGCCCTATTTTGCCACGAACCCCGAGAACATGACCGCGCTACTCGATGACTGCTACATCCTTATTCACGAAAAGAAGATCAGCGGCATGCAGGACATGCTGCCCCTTCTCCAGGCCATTGCCCAATGCGGAAGACCTCTTCTTATCATCGCGGAAGACGTTGAGGGCGAAGCGCTCGCGACCCTGGTGGTGAACCGGCTTCGCGGCATCCTGAACGTGGCTGCGGTGAAAGCCCCGGCCTTTGGCGACCGCCGGAAAGAGATTCTGCGCGACATCGCTACCGTGACGGGCGGCCTGTTCATTTCCGAGGATTTAGGGACCAAACTCGAGGGCGTCGAGCTCAAGGACCTGGGCCGCGCCAAACGCGTAGAGATCACGAAGGACGACTGCACGATCATCGAGGGTGCTGGCAAGAAGAAAGACATCATGGGCCGCTGCGAGACCATTCGCCGCGCCATCGAGTCGACGACGTCGGATTACGACCGCGAGAAGCTTCAGGAACGCCTGGCGAAACTGGCGGGCGGCGTTGCGGTGGTGCGCGTGGGGGCCCCGTCCGAGGTGGCGCTGAAGGAGAAAAAGAGCCGTACGCAAGACGCGTTGAACGCAACACGGGCTGCCATTGAAGAAGGCTGGGTTCCCGGGGGCGGCATCGCCTACCTTGCGGCGCGGGAAAGCCTGAAATCCCTTGACCTCGAGGGCGACGAGCGGGTCGGCGCGAATATCGTGTGGCGCGCATTGGAGGAGCCCCTCGCCCAGCTCGCCAATAACGCCGGGCTCGAAGGCCCGGTAATCGTCAAGAAGGTGGAAGGCGCCAAGGCGAACATCGGCCTCAATGTCGAGACCGGCCAATTGGAAGACTTGGCGGCTGCGGGCATTATCGACCCGGCAAAAGTCCTTCGCACCGCCATCCAGAATGCCGTGAGCGTAGCGGGTTGCTTCATCACCACCGAATGTCTCGTGACCGACATCCCCGAACCGCCAAAACCCGCGCCCGGACCCCATGGCCACGGCGGAATGGGCGGAATGGGTGGAATGCCCGGCATGATGTAA